One window from the genome of Candidatus Alcyoniella australis encodes:
- a CDS encoding M48 family metalloprotease yields MIHSKKLRQGLAALLFIAMLVPTPVWPMSVGEEVEIGRELAQKFIVTLPMVEDPEINRYVRRIGLHVVDSNQPQLFQYHFYVVRNNSINAFALPGGFIFVNTGLIMVCDSEAELAGVLSHEIGHVTNRHISRRIEKMSKMNLLALAALIAGAFLAKDAETFAAVASAGLAVSSTASLAYSRTDEEEADRTAVRYMRAAGYRPDAMYTFMQKLLGDSPDPTLYPPYMSTHPFPTQRVGYLAGLSDPLGMDVGRLERTPGRFRKIQIMLIAQEKDLEDAINTFRDMQFADPDDPDALYGMALAYARQRRDEQALQYFSQAISLRPQDSVYRRDLGIFELKRGRVEPALASLEQSYQLNSDDLTTLMYLGLAFQEDERFEQAAVYFERGMNLDDEELNFVYHLGRSRGAAGDVCAGHYYLALYYERLGNKRLAEQNFKRAQEECSESPQFLKLVQDHLETANRP; encoded by the coding sequence TTGATCCACAGCAAGAAACTTAGACAGGGCCTGGCGGCCCTTTTATTTATTGCGATGTTGGTCCCGACGCCGGTGTGGCCGATGAGCGTGGGCGAGGAAGTCGAGATCGGCCGAGAGTTGGCGCAGAAGTTCATCGTCACCCTGCCGATGGTCGAGGACCCGGAAATCAACCGCTATGTGCGGCGCATCGGCCTGCACGTGGTCGACTCCAATCAGCCGCAGCTGTTCCAATATCACTTCTACGTGGTGCGCAATAATTCGATCAACGCCTTTGCCCTGCCCGGAGGATTTATCTTCGTCAACACCGGGCTGATCATGGTCTGCGACAGCGAGGCCGAGCTGGCCGGCGTGCTCTCGCACGAGATCGGCCACGTGACCAACCGCCACATCAGCCGACGCATCGAGAAGATGAGCAAGATGAATCTGCTGGCCCTGGCCGCGCTGATCGCCGGTGCGTTTTTGGCCAAGGACGCCGAGACCTTCGCGGCCGTGGCCTCGGCCGGACTGGCCGTGAGCTCCACCGCCAGCCTGGCCTACAGCCGCACCGACGAGGAGGAGGCCGACCGCACGGCAGTGCGCTATATGCGCGCCGCAGGCTACCGCCCGGACGCGATGTACACCTTCATGCAAAAGCTGCTCGGCGACAGCCCTGACCCCACGCTCTACCCGCCGTACATGTCGACCCATCCGTTTCCCACCCAGCGCGTGGGCTATTTAGCCGGGCTCAGCGATCCGCTGGGCATGGACGTGGGCCGCCTGGAACGCACGCCGGGGCGTTTCCGCAAGATCCAGATCATGCTCATCGCCCAAGAGAAAGACCTCGAGGACGCGATCAACACTTTCCGCGACATGCAGTTTGCCGATCCCGACGACCCGGACGCGCTGTACGGCATGGCCCTGGCCTATGCCCGCCAGCGTCGCGACGAGCAGGCCCTGCAATATTTCTCGCAGGCGATTTCGCTACGGCCGCAGGACTCGGTCTACCGTCGTGACCTCGGTATTTTCGAGCTCAAACGCGGGCGGGTCGAACCGGCACTTGCCAGCCTAGAGCAGTCGTATCAGCTCAACTCCGACGACCTGACCACGCTGATGTACCTCGGATTGGCCTTTCAGGAGGACGAGCGATTCGAGCAGGCGGCCGTCTATTTCGAGCGCGGGATGAACCTCGACGACGAGGAATTGAACTTCGTCTACCACCTGGGACGCAGCCGCGGCGCGGCCGGCGATGTGTGCGCCGGGCACTACTACCTCGCACTATATTACGAACGCCTGGGCAACAAGCGGCTGGCCGAGCAGAACTTCAAACGCGCCCAGGAAGAGTGCTCGGAGAGTCCGCAATTCCTCAAGCTGGTCCAGGATCACCTGGAGACTGCCAATAGACCGTAA
- a CDS encoding MBL fold metallo-hydrolase, producing MNPERRGEQAGGTLSVFGTGSQIPTLRRGHPGAFLQWHGLGLLIDPGETTQMRFARSEIPPSRTDVVFISHLHGDHCLGLPGVLQTLTWHERIEPLPIFCPPGGAEYLERLMAGIIWHPGYEYSIHEVESGPFYEAGPLTLCAAPLDHDVPCIGLQVIERDRWQLDPQSIDELDLKDNPLLSRLVAGESVTHRGQLIEPEQVGSLRRGPRFAYVADTRACDPALELAADADLLLIESTYLDEHETQAADHGHLTARQAALIARDAGVTRAVLTHFSNRYPDAPVRAQAQGREVFAHVIAARDGDVFRF from the coding sequence ATGAACCCGGAGCGCAGAGGCGAACAGGCGGGCGGCACGCTCTCCGTGTTTGGCACGGGCAGCCAGATCCCCACGCTACGGCGTGGGCATCCCGGCGCGTTTTTGCAGTGGCACGGACTGGGGCTGCTGATCGATCCGGGCGAGACCACCCAGATGCGCTTCGCCCGCAGCGAGATCCCGCCCTCGCGCACCGACGTGGTATTCATCTCGCATTTGCACGGCGATCATTGCTTGGGCCTGCCCGGCGTGTTGCAGACCCTGACCTGGCACGAGCGCATTGAGCCGCTGCCGATCTTCTGCCCGCCGGGCGGCGCCGAGTACCTCGAACGCTTGATGGCCGGAATCATCTGGCATCCGGGATACGAGTACTCGATCCACGAGGTCGAGTCCGGACCGTTCTACGAGGCGGGCCCGCTGACGCTTTGCGCCGCGCCGCTGGATCACGACGTGCCCTGCATCGGCCTGCAAGTTATCGAACGCGACCGCTGGCAGCTCGACCCGCAGTCGATCGACGAGCTCGATCTTAAGGACAACCCGCTGCTCTCGCGGCTGGTCGCAGGCGAGTCCGTGACCCATCGCGGGCAACTGATCGAGCCCGAGCAGGTCGGCAGTCTGCGCCGCGGACCGCGCTTTGCCTACGTGGCCGACACCCGGGCCTGCGACCCGGCGCTGGAGCTGGCTGCTGACGCGGACCTGCTGTTGATCGAATCGACCTACCTGGACGAGCACGAGACCCAGGCCGCAGACCACGGCCACCTCACCGCGCGCCAGGCCGCGCTAATCGCCCGCGACGCGGGCGTGACGCGCGCCGTGCTGACCCATTTCAGCAACCGCTATCCCGACGCGCCCGTACGCGCCCAGGCCCAGGGGCGCGAGGTGTTTGCGCACGTGATCGCGGCCCGCGACGGCGACGTATTCCGCTTCTAG
- a CDS encoding TonB-dependent receptor: MRYTAAALLFAILLLPALVSGAQGDDPYYPPRIPDLKHCPTDRRTTAISTQVLLAGGLIALGMQNMAGAADRLAGGSLFNAHPGGRGIPGATLRLAGLPASRTAVFLDGIRLPSGTYGVDLQQLPLNAIDRIELLRGPRSTVYGAGAEAGVLRIMTRMPQLPPTASLDISYGSYNELFVTGHNSYKPNWFGYVLAIERVVGEGWSDEYAPGPMVSPEIPPQSLPSPETVRWEEGSYHSSNDILLKINADTGPLLVTGLGHYHYDRNTGKDKLGGNFNDRGYQFDYHTGLLVEPGIVDLTLSISGTKTGRVIDQVIPRLGYRGEPLPGVRRWPLTVDGVTNNESHRDQLGWGVDISRGQRIDGGLELGFAMFSGRYHEKAEDLLGGQPFGTDRINGALFVESHNELADSLLTLEPGARFELSDRYDPMAVGNLGLLLRLHPLVRLRLDGGRAWTEPALDRAAHDYLRERRLVVRGNPQLEPETSWGGTFELDLGPSDALWNINTAYFLYQIDDAIISLPADTWPDGTPTVEDRNVGQARSMGAFGTLQVQPLSWLTVGADYTFTHALLLELEDEQGDLLPIGAAPPHVAHLELGLEIKSIAVHLQARTGYSGEWQRRLPDGRLAWINDSYDLSARLSREFGEHIALFAEGYNLLGSELNIDEDTDNDLVPVRVMVGLRLAL, from the coding sequence ATGAGATACACAGCCGCCGCCCTGTTGTTTGCGATTCTCCTGCTGCCGGCCCTTGTTAGCGGGGCTCAAGGGGATGACCCCTATTATCCGCCGCGGATTCCCGACCTCAAGCACTGCCCCACCGACCGCCGAACCACGGCGATCTCCACGCAGGTGCTGCTCGCCGGCGGGCTGATCGCGCTGGGCATGCAAAACATGGCCGGGGCAGCCGATCGGCTGGCCGGCGGCTCGCTGTTCAATGCCCATCCCGGCGGACGCGGCATTCCCGGCGCAACCCTGCGCCTTGCCGGACTGCCGGCCTCGCGCACCGCGGTGTTTCTCGACGGCATCCGTCTGCCCTCCGGGACCTATGGCGTGGACTTGCAGCAGCTTCCGCTCAACGCCATCGACCGTATCGAGCTGCTGCGCGGCCCGCGCTCCACGGTCTACGGCGCGGGGGCCGAGGCCGGCGTGTTGCGCATCATGACGCGCATGCCCCAACTGCCGCCGACCGCCTCGCTGGACATCTCCTACGGCTCGTACAACGAGCTGTTCGTCACCGGCCACAACAGCTACAAACCCAACTGGTTTGGCTACGTGCTGGCCATCGAGCGCGTGGTGGGCGAGGGCTGGTCCGATGAGTACGCGCCCGGTCCGATGGTCTCGCCCGAGATCCCGCCGCAAAGCCTGCCCAGCCCGGAGACGGTGCGTTGGGAGGAAGGCTCCTACCACTCTTCCAACGACATTTTGCTCAAGATCAACGCCGACACCGGACCGCTGCTGGTCACCGGTCTGGGGCACTACCATTACGACCGCAACACCGGCAAGGACAAGCTCGGGGGCAACTTCAACGACCGCGGCTACCAGTTCGATTATCACACCGGCCTGCTCGTCGAGCCGGGAATCGTCGATTTGACGCTGAGCATCTCGGGCACGAAAACCGGGCGGGTCATCGACCAAGTGATTCCGCGCCTGGGCTATCGCGGCGAACCGCTGCCCGGGGTACGGCGTTGGCCGCTGACCGTCGACGGCGTGACCAATAACGAGTCGCACCGCGACCAACTGGGTTGGGGGGTCGACATCAGCCGCGGACAGCGAATCGACGGCGGCCTGGAGCTGGGCTTCGCAATGTTCAGCGGCCGCTACCACGAAAAGGCCGAGGATCTGCTCGGCGGGCAGCCTTTTGGCACCGACCGCATTAACGGAGCGCTGTTCGTCGAGTCGCACAACGAGCTGGCCGATTCGCTGCTGACCCTCGAGCCCGGCGCGCGGTTCGAGCTTTCGGACCGCTACGACCCGATGGCCGTGGGCAATCTGGGTCTGCTGCTGCGGCTGCATCCGCTGGTGCGGTTGCGATTGGACGGCGGGCGCGCCTGGACCGAGCCCGCGTTGGACCGCGCGGCGCACGACTATTTGCGCGAGCGGCGGCTGGTGGTCCGCGGCAATCCGCAGCTCGAACCCGAGACGAGCTGGGGCGGCACGTTCGAGCTCGACCTGGGGCCCAGCGACGCGCTGTGGAACATCAACACCGCGTACTTCCTCTACCAGATCGACGACGCGATAATCAGCCTGCCCGCCGACACCTGGCCCGACGGCACGCCCACGGTCGAGGATCGCAACGTGGGCCAAGCCCGCAGCATGGGTGCCTTCGGTACGCTTCAGGTCCAGCCGCTGAGCTGGCTGACCGTGGGCGCGGACTACACCTTCACCCACGCACTGCTGCTCGAGCTCGAAGACGAACAAGGCGACCTGCTGCCCATCGGTGCGGCCCCGCCTCACGTCGCGCACCTCGAGCTCGGCCTGGAGATCAAGTCGATCGCCGTACACCTACAGGCCCGCACCGGGTACAGCGGCGAGTGGCAACGTCGCCTGCCCGACGGCCGGCTGGCCTGGATCAACGACAGCTACGACCTCTCGGCACGGCTCAGCCGTGAGTTCGGCGAACACATCGCGCTGTTCGCCGAGGGCTACAATCTTCTGGGCAGCGAGCTGAATATCGACGAGGACACCGACAATGACCTGGTCCCCGTGCGGGTGATGGTCGGCCTGCGCCTCGCACTATAA
- the secG gene encoding preprotein translocase subunit SecG produces the protein MLTAIITVMHVLICITIIVVILLQSGKGSDLGAVFGGGSSQTLFGSSGSATFLSKLTTAGAIAFMLTSLLLAYLSMGRAGDSSVLDDVESGSAVLEQTQPATDDALADVDQPAETAQPEAADESGDVQVQELIVDEVVVEQGDQPAESPTEAVEGSSEQPQDSVAEPAEPAGE, from the coding sequence ATGCTGACTGCAATCATCACCGTGATGCACGTCCTAATCTGCATCACGATTATCGTCGTGATCTTACTGCAATCGGGCAAGGGCTCCGACCTGGGAGCCGTGTTCGGCGGCGGATCGAGCCAGACGCTGTTCGGCAGCTCGGGCTCGGCAACGTTTTTGTCCAAGCTGACCACGGCCGGGGCAATCGCCTTTATGTTAACCAGCCTGCTCCTGGCCTACCTATCGATGGGCCGGGCCGGTGACAGCAGCGTGCTCGACGACGTCGAGTCTGGGTCGGCCGTGCTCGAGCAGACCCAGCCCGCCACGGACGATGCGCTCGCCGACGTTGATCAGCCGGCAGAGACTGCACAGCCCGAAGCCGCGGACGAGTCCGGCGACGTCCAGGTGCAGGAACTGATCGTTGACGAGGTCGTGGTGGAGCAGGGCGACCAGCCCGCCGAATCGCCGACCGAGGCCGTTGAGGGCTCCTCTGAGCAGCCCCAGGACTCGGTCGCAGAACCTGCGGAACCGGCGGGGGAATAA
- a CDS encoding SRPBCC family protein, which translates to MNRFCILLLIAALLLPLTAIAAQPPLPELSNEELATLRSGEPLLRDEVYADPNGNSCGSGYALIKVDASPDEVWKQILDYNHYADFFPNVDEAVLYRQEGELYFTRFTLSVIAVVKVTYHCKHTLHREDGWLEWRLDDTKPNDFKKTDGRWVVWPFENGSLLSYAVFVDSGRDVPKFIQNMASKWGLKQVVLSVKRRVESGGRYTR; encoded by the coding sequence ATGAACCGTTTTTGCATCTTGCTGCTGATCGCCGCACTGTTGCTCCCGCTGACCGCGATTGCCGCGCAGCCGCCGTTGCCCGAGCTGAGCAACGAGGAGCTGGCAACACTGCGTAGCGGCGAGCCGCTGCTGCGAGACGAGGTCTACGCCGATCCCAACGGCAACAGCTGCGGCAGCGGCTACGCGCTGATCAAGGTCGATGCGTCTCCGGACGAGGTCTGGAAGCAGATCCTGGACTACAACCACTACGCCGACTTCTTCCCCAACGTCGACGAGGCCGTGCTCTACCGCCAGGAGGGCGAGCTGTACTTCACGCGCTTCACGCTCAGCGTGATCGCCGTGGTCAAGGTGACCTACCATTGCAAGCACACGCTGCATCGCGAAGACGGCTGGCTGGAGTGGCGCCTGGACGATACCAAGCCTAACGACTTTAAAAAAACCGACGGCCGATGGGTGGTCTGGCCGTTCGAGAACGGCTCGCTGCTGAGCTATGCGGTGTTCGTCGATTCGGGCCGCGACGTGCCGAAATTTATTCAGAACATGGCCAGCAAATGGGGCCTGAAGCAGGTGGTGCTCTCGGTCAAGCGACGGGTGGAGTCCGGCGGTCGATACACGCGATAG
- a CDS encoding DUF2007 domain-containing protein → MRYCPKCGAEYVDEALICNDCEVALVDTKPQPAADEHDELVDVYTPSNRIELELARAALEEQGIDCVVADHETLNALLSEGIATVNVRLQVPSAQLEQAQGIIKQIVEAGPVQDLGDDNGERDDDVPEIVRYCHHCAVDYRIDIERCQICGEKLHDHPPTDKELEGVVAWEPLSKIELDIVGPGLEQTGIAYSAVDLTPAGDYVGESVTAPQIQVRVPESDLPRARQIIAEAVTDAELPDDFDPGPPAE, encoded by the coding sequence ATGCGCTATTGCCCCAAATGTGGAGCCGAGTACGTTGACGAAGCCTTGATCTGCAACGACTGCGAGGTGGCGCTGGTCGATACAAAGCCGCAGCCCGCGGCCGACGAGCACGACGAACTGGTCGACGTTTACACGCCCTCGAATCGCATCGAGCTCGAGCTGGCCCGCGCCGCGCTGGAGGAGCAGGGCATCGACTGCGTGGTGGCCGACCACGAGACGCTCAACGCTCTGCTCAGCGAGGGGATCGCCACGGTCAACGTGCGGCTGCAAGTACCCTCGGCGCAGCTCGAGCAGGCGCAAGGCATCATCAAGCAGATCGTGGAAGCCGGACCCGTGCAGGACTTGGGCGACGATAACGGCGAGCGCGACGACGACGTGCCGGAGATCGTGCGTTACTGCCACCACTGCGCAGTCGATTACCGCATCGACATCGAGCGCTGCCAGATCTGCGGCGAGAAGCTGCACGACCATCCGCCCACGGACAAAGAGCTCGAGGGCGTGGTCGCCTGGGAGCCGCTGAGCAAGATCGAGCTCGACATTGTCGGGCCCGGGCTGGAGCAGACCGGGATCGCTTACTCGGCCGTGGACCTTACGCCGGCCGGCGATTACGTGGGCGAGTCAGTGACCGCGCCGCAGATCCAGGTGCGCGTGCCCGAGTCGGATCTGCCCCGCGCGCGTCAGATCATCGCCGAAGCAGTGACCGACGCCGAGCTGCCTGACGACTTCGACCCCGGCCCGCCCGCCGAGTAA